In a genomic window of Pseudomonadota bacterium:
- a CDS encoding helix-turn-helix domain-containing protein, translating into MTPFLITRRGEGPNPIDVHVGKRLRLYRTRMNITQDKLAEAVGVTFQQMQKYERGANRISASKLYQLAAALELSSVSDFYKGMDGQSSDYLPDNAYEAGVLAACRKVPEDLREKTVKIIDVMG; encoded by the coding sequence ATGACCCCCTTCCTTATCACCCGGCGCGGGGAAGGCCCCAATCCCATCGACGTCCACGTGGGCAAGCGCCTGCGCCTTTATCGGACGCGCATGAATATTACACAGGACAAGCTGGCTGAAGCCGTCGGCGTCACCTTCCAGCAGATGCAGAAATATGAGCGGGGAGCCAACAGGATCAGCGCCAGCAAGCTGTACCAGCTCGCTGCTGCCCTGGAACTGTCCTCCGTTTCCGATTTCTACAAGGGAATGGATGGCCAGTCTTCAGATTATCTTCCGGACAATGCCTATGAAGCCGGCGTTCTGGCCGCATGCCGGAAGGTTCCAGAGGATCTGCGGGAAAAGACCGTGAAAATCATTGATGTCATGGGGTGA
- a CDS encoding Arm DNA-binding domain-containing protein, protein MGSANKPLLPREFRAWLRELLDGWAQGEDEIPSHHNQHAALTDYQCRHASCGDQEIKKLPDGDGLYLWVYADGKKYWRFRYWLGGKEQSLSLGVYPQISLKEARARRDIERNCLNSGLDPSVERVNLKLLAEEAKSRLRIGAQKSPKLQPKYKIDDGIPLRSIRRKRLSGSGDSKWNSYPWSEMKIGQSFLIPGEKKTGNVCWMAATAGKKYQMKFTARKVRGGCRLWRIA, encoded by the coding sequence ATGGGCAGTGCAAATAAGCCGTTGCTTCCTCGTGAATTTCGGGCGTGGTTGCGAGAACTTCTGGATGGGTGGGCTCAGGGAGAAGATGAAATACCTTCTCACCATAACCAACATGCGGCATTGACTGATTATCAGTGCCGGCATGCCTCCTGCGGTGATCAGGAAATCAAGAAGCTTCCTGATGGTGATGGTCTTTACCTGTGGGTCTATGCAGACGGGAAGAAATACTGGCGCTTCCGTTACTGGTTGGGCGGAAAAGAGCAAAGCCTGTCTCTAGGGGTATATCCCCAGATCAGCCTGAAGGAGGCCCGTGCGCGCAGGGACATTGAGAGAAATTGTCTGAATTCCGGCCTTGATCCATCCGTTGAGAGGGTAAATCTGAAGCTTCTTGCAGAAGAGGCAAAATCCAGATTGAGGATTGGAGCGCAAAAATCACCGAAATTACAGCCCAAATATAAAATAGACGACGGAATTCCACTGCGATCAATTCGAAGGAAAAGGCTGTCGGGGTCGGGGGATTCAAAGTGGAACAGCTACCCGTGGTCTGAGATGAAAATAGGGCAAAGCTTCCTGATACCGGGGGAGAAAAAAACAGGAAATGTTTGCTGGATGGCCGCGACAGCTGGGAAAAAATATCAAATGAAGTTCACGGCCCGGAAGGTCCGGGGCGGGTGCCGTCTCTGGAGGATAGCATGA
- the ssb gene encoding single-stranded DNA-binding protein has translation MASVNKVILVGNVGKDPEIRTMQNGGKVASFSLATSERYTSKATGEVKDSTQWHNVVVFNEHLIPIVERYVRKGSKLYAEGALETRKWADQSGNDRYTTEVVLKAFKGQILLLDSRNAEAEDEKPAGSNGYAKAKAGSVAEELNDEIPF, from the coding sequence ATGGCAAGCGTCAACAAGGTGATTTTGGTTGGAAACGTGGGCAAGGATCCGGAAATCCGGACCATGCAGAACGGGGGCAAGGTCGCCTCATTCTCTCTGGCCACATCAGAGCGGTACACCAGCAAAGCCACCGGCGAGGTCAAGGACAGTACGCAGTGGCACAACGTGGTCGTGTTTAACGAACACCTGATCCCGATCGTCGAAAGGTATGTCCGCAAGGGTTCAAAACTTTATGCCGAAGGCGCTCTGGAAACCCGGAAATGGGCCGATCAATCCGGTAACGACCGGTACACGACAGAAGTCGTTCTGAAAGCCTTTAAGGGCCAGATCCTCCTGCTGGATAGCCGCAATGCCGAGGCTGAAGACGAAAAGCCTGCCGGATCAAACGGGTACGCAAAGGCTAAGGCCGGAAGCGTGGCGGAAGAACTTAACGACGAAATTCCCTTTTAA
- a CDS encoding AlpA family phage regulatory protein has product MREGTEGMGMPRHAGRVGDLHGAKSYYDGAEMMSETNNESLFFRWPDVLKLTKFSRSTIERKVKAGEFPKPVQLGKNTTAWRKLDITKWEENLPEVEWRNHATKGENNV; this is encoded by the coding sequence ATGCGCGAAGGAACGGAAGGAATGGGAATGCCGCGCCATGCTGGGCGGGTCGGCGATCTTCATGGTGCCAAATCTTACTATGACGGAGCTGAAATGATGTCGGAAACAAACAATGAGTCACTCTTTTTCAGATGGCCTGACGTTCTCAAGCTAACAAAATTTAGTCGGTCAACTATTGAGCGGAAGGTTAAGGCCGGGGAGTTTCCAAAACCGGTTCAGCTGGGAAAAAACACAACAGCCTGGAGAAAGCTGGACATCACAAAATGGGAAGAAAATCTTCCTGAAGTAGAGTGGAGAAACCATGCAACAAAAGGAGAAAACAATGTCTGA